From Impatiens glandulifera chromosome 7, dImpGla2.1, whole genome shotgun sequence:
ATTGACGACAGTTTTATGATGGTCTTAGTTACAAAAAGGAGTGCATAGATTAGAGtgtaaaaattgatatattaaactatcaaactatatatatatataacaaaatgtAGCTGGTAAAGAATTAAGCTCATGTAATGGCAACAAAACAAGCAGAATAATCAAGATCTACTAACTAAagcttttgtttgattttgctGAGTATGAGCACAACTTCTTTCATGGTGATTCTTTCTCCCGGTCCATCTGCTGAGCAATTGAGAGCCACTTGTATTATAGAAGAGCAGCAATCTTCTTTCCCAAGAACAATTAGAGTTGCATCAATGACCTCCAAAACAGAGTTCCTTTTGTAAGATTCATTAACCCATTCTCTCAAGCTAATAATCTCGCTGAACATCTCCTCAGTTGGCTTCTTCCCTGTCAATGTTTCCATTAGCATAATGCCATAGCTGTAAACATCGCCACTTGTTGACACCATTCCTTCCGAACCATATTCTGTTTGTTATCCAGATTATTAAGAATACAAATACCCATTATACATAAGTAGAGAAAAAAGCTTTTTCAAGTCTTAATTTACCTGGTGCCATGTATCCTATTGTGCCTAATGTCTTAGTGTTGACAAAAGTCTGTTCTTCTTCAGCTATAATCTTTGCAATTCCAAAGTCACCCAAATGACCCACCATTTCCTCGTCCAAAAGGACATTGCTTGGCTTTATATCACAGTGGATCACTGGCTCAAACTGACCGTGGTGGAGATACTCCAAGGCCATTGCCACGTCCAACATCACTGTCAGCCTTTGGATGAGGTCCAACTGATAATCTTGAGTATGTAGCCATTTCTCGAGGCTACCGTTGGGCATGTATTGGAGAATCAAGGCTCTGAACTCGGGGTTAGAACACGTAGTGATGACTTTCACAAGGTTTCTGTGGCGAACAGTTCTCAGCACTCGACACTCTGCATCGAAGCTCTTATAAGCACCTTCTTTATGCAAATTCAATACTTTTACCGCAACTATTGTACCCTTGGCACCAGATAGTATCCCTTTGTAGACAGAACCATAGCTTCCTGAACCAAGTAGATTCGATTCAGAGAAATTTTCGGTGGCTCCAACAAGTTCTGCGTAAGAAACCATCTTATGATCATGCATATCAGGCTCCATAATGTCTGGAATTCTATTCTTCTTGTTATCTCTTCTGCGATATTTTTGAAACACTATAATGACAACAGCAAAGGCGATGAGAAGAAATGTCATTGCGGGTACAATGTATCTAAGTAGAATCTTCTtaattcttcttcttaattTCTTGTTGTCATTCATGTTTTTGCATGGTTTAACTCCCATCAAAGAAGCTTGGTATTGGTGTGCACATAAGTCTTCATTTCCCATAAAAGACTCtgctttaaatttttcaaaggGACCACTAAATGGGATCTCTCCAGATAACTTGTTGTAAGACAAATTCAAGTAGGAGAGACTTGTAATTGAATCGAGAGATGCTGGAATATTTCCAGTCAATTCATTATGAGACAGATCCATCGTTGTTAATGTCACCAATCCACCAAGTGATACAGGAATAGATCCTTGGAGCAAGTTGTGGGACAAGTTGATGGAATCTAGTCTTCTAAACTCCCCAAATGAGCTTGGAATATCGCCTGCGATCATGTTCTGAGATATGTCGATGTTTTCCAATGAATCTAGCATGTTAATGTCGACGGGTAGCTCCCCACTTAGAGAATTGGAAGATAAGTTCAGGACTATAAGATCTTTAAGGCTCCATATAGCTTGAGGAATAGATGATTCCAGCTTGTTGGAGCTCAAGAATAATTTCTGCAAACGAGTGATGTTGTACATACAAGATGGGATTGGTCCAGAAAGATTGTTACCCTGAAGTGAAATATCTCCTAGATTTTGCAGATGACACAACTGATCTGGGATGAAACCTTCAATGTTATTCTCATCTAGATTGAGCCTTTGCAGAGATTGCATTCCTCTAATTGTCGGAGGGACAGTTCCGGTTATGTTGTTGTAGCTTAATGACAAATAAttcaacttcttcaaagaaCCAATTCCTGGAGGAATCGAACCTTGTATTCTGCAACCGTCTGCCCAAAATATCTGGAGAGAGCTTGATGAATTGCCAATGGAATATGGAAGGAACCCGTTAAGAGGATTTAATTGTAAAGCCAATATTACCAAGAAACGACAGTTTCTAAGCATGTTGCTGATAAAGTCTATCTCTCCGCCATCTCTTTCCCCAGTCAGCCTGTTGCTGCCAACACTGAAGAGCTgcaaagatctcaagttgcctatACTCTTAGGCACCGTCCCAGATAACATATTGAATGCGATTTCAATTCGAAAAAGTTTGGTGGAATTCGTTATAGACTCTGGAATGTTTCCACTCACTTGATTCTTACTAATATAGAGTTCCTGGAGACTAGGAAGCTTAAAAGTCGAAAGCTGTCCTGTAATATCATTACGTGCGAGGTTGAGTATCTGCAAAGTAGAGATATTGAACAAACTCGGAGGTATGACTCCAGTGAGATTGTTCTCATCCATGTTAAAATCAACCAAATTCAATAACAGCCCAAACTGATCTGGTATATTCCCTTGTATGTTGTTTCCTTCTAACCAAACACTCTTTAAGGCAGAAGCGTTCGACAATTCAGGTGGGAGACCGCCATTAAAGTTGTTGTTTCCAAGAGAGATGAGTTCCAGTTTTGGCAAAGTACCCAATTCTCGCGGTATGATTCCATGGAAGTTATTGTTTGCAAGATCTAACTCCATAAGCTCTTGGCACTGACTTATTTCAGATGGCAACTCACCATATAGCTGGTTGTTGTACATAATAAGGAATTGAAGCTTAGGAAAATACTGGCAAAAGTCCATTGGAATTTCACTAGAAATGCTATTTCCAAACAGATAAAGTTCTAATAAAGAAGACATGTTAAATAGAAACGGTGGAATAGAAGTCAAACCCATTGATGCTAATGACAAATGCTGAAGGGTTGTTGAGAGGTTGGAGAGAGTTGAAGGAAATGAACCTCTAAGGTTGTTACTACCGCCCAAGTAGAGAGTTTGAAGATTGGGTAAGTAACCTAATTCTTTGGGTATGACATTATCGAACTGGTTATTATAAAAAGATATGGTTTTAAGGTGTTGGCAGTTGGATAGAGTAGGAGGTATGGGACCTTGAAGCTTATTGTCTTGTAAATTGATAAACTTCAAGCGTTTCAACCGACCTATCTCTGGCGATAAGTGGCCATGCAATTGGTTGTTTCTTAGGTTTAAGATGATGAGAAATGAAAGATTACCTATGAATGGTGATATGGGTCCTGTCAGGTTCATGTCCGTAAGGCTAAGAGAGGTGACCCTTTgtcgaggaggagaagaagagcATGAGACGCCAACCCAATTGCAGAAACTGGTTGAGGTTGTCCAGTTTTGATTCAGAATGGGATTGAAGAAATCGAGTTTGGACTTGAAGTTCAACAGGGCAGTTTGGTCGGTCACATTTGAACCACACATGGCTGAACAAACCAACATAAGAAGCCAACAACATAACATCAAGCTGCCTCGATTACTCATCTTGCAGATCATGATTGAAATAGTAAATATATCTTGCAAACCAACATGTGTTTTTTGGtttgtttatatcttgaatCAAGAACAATCTTAAACTTCAAACAATAGTTTGTCAGGTCAATATATCTTGAAAGGGACATGAATGCATGATGAGGGCCGAGTCAATTAGATGAGAAGTACATGTTTGAGAGTGCCGGTCAATAACGTTTGTTGAAAAACTAAAGACTCTCAATTATTACCATAAGTTGTTTCtttatttcatgttttttaacTTCTAACGATTAATATTGTGAACTCGAACATTATATACCATAATTCAAAGTTGAACtctgttaaataaaataataatgatgggAGGAGCGACACAACCGACGCACAGCCAGCCAcctagttgaaaaaaaaaattattatgtaaaatgttatagagataaaaataataagaaaatatgaccatttggaaacattttgtcctaaatattatatgtttaaatattatatgttcTGAAACATTCCtctaagataattttttttcattgtatCTTTGCCCTAGCGTTgcttttcttattattattctaaataaaaataatttaaactcaCCTCCAAATTACTCCTTGTGAACCCGCCAAATTACATCTAAAGCccatttgaatttatttttaatcaaacatgtttaaatcgatattttcaataccgttttttacaatttttgaaaatattgtcatttatttaatattttaaaatttaaaatgtcataTTCATATgtcttaaattttgaaaaacaattggataaacaaaagataaaaaacaatttcttaaaaagtcaaaattttatgaaataaagatAGTTTATTAGCGCGGGTATAAAGAACATAACACGTAGCCCTTACCTGAGTGTCACCAAATATCGAACTCTAAAAGAATCTCTAAAATTTACGTGTGTACATGTAAATTAAGTGACGATTCTAAAAGTTGATAGGTAagccatttaaaattaatttattaatttttttttaaatttttttaattaaatttatcatttcagTTCCATTTCTTTTCATGAGAAACGAATAAATTATGAgatattgattaaaaaaaataacctaaaattcaATTATCCTCCTTTTCAACATAGTAGCAACAAGACATGGATATCCCAAGTTTTCCCTGAAATCCTAAGTTTGAGTCAGACAACAAGTTTTCCAcctaattaaatagttaaatgtgtttgcgaGCTATAttcttaacccgcggggattaatCACACCCCAATGGAGAATCGGAACTCAAcgttctaaaataaattaattttaattaattatcttaaaataaaaatctgtTCACAACAACCACGCACCCCTTCATTCCAGATGCTTACAATATacatatgaatatttatttatacactaactaaatacatttttaacttaaaa
This genomic window contains:
- the LOC124910663 gene encoding receptor kinase-like protein Xa21; amino-acid sequence: MSNRGSLMLCCWLLMLVCSAMCGSNVTDQTALLNFKSKLDFFNPILNQNWTTSTSFCNWVGVSCSSSPPRQRVTSLSLTDMNLTGPISPFIGNLSFLIILNLRNNQLHGHLSPEIGRLKRLKFINLQDNKLQGPIPPTLSNCQHLKTISFYNNQFDNVIPKELGYLPNLQTLYLGGSNNLRGSFPSTLSNLSTTLQHLSLASMGLTSIPPFLFNMSSLLELYLFGNSISSEIPMDFCQYFPKLQFLIMYNNQLYGELPSEISQCQELMELDLANNNFHGIIPRELGTLPKLELISLGNNNFNGGLPPELSNASALKSVWLEGNNIQGNIPDQFGLLLNLVDFNMDENNLTGVIPPSLFNISTLQILNLARNDITGQLSTFKLPSLQELYISKNQVSGNIPESITNSTKLFRIEIAFNMLSGTVPKSIGNLRSLQLFSVGSNRLTGERDGGEIDFISNMLRNCRFLVILALQLNPLNGFLPYSIGNSSSSLQIFWADGCRIQGSIPPGIGSLKKLNYLSLSYNNITGTVPPTIRGMQSLQRLNLDENNIEGFIPDQLCHLQNLGDISLQGNNLSGPIPSCMYNITRLQKLFLSSNKLESSIPQAIWSLKDLIVLNLSSNSLSGELPVDINMLDSLENIDISQNMIAGDIPSSFGEFRRLDSINLSHNLLQGSIPVSLGGLVTLTTMDLSHNELTGNIPASLDSITSLSYLNLSYNKLSGEIPFSGPFEKFKAESFMGNEDLCAHQYQASLMGVKPCKNMNDNKKLRRRIKKILLRYIVPAMTFLLIAFAVVIIVFQKYRRRDNKKNRIPDIMEPDMHDHKMVSYAELVGATENFSESNLLGSGSYGSVYKGILSGAKGTIVAVKVLNLHKEGAYKSFDAECRVLRTVRHRNLVKVITTCSNPEFRALILQYMPNGSLEKWLHTQDYQLDLIQRLTVMLDVAMALEYLHHGQFEPVIHCDIKPSNVLLDEEMVGHLGDFGIAKIIAEEEQTFVNTKTLGTIGYMAPEYGSEGMVSTSGDVYSYGIMLMETLTGKKPTEEMFSEIISLREWVNESYKRNSVLEVIDATLIVLGKEDCCSSIIQVALNCSADGPGERITMKEVVLILSKIKQKL